One genomic region from Conexibacter woesei DSM 14684 encodes:
- a CDS encoding mandelate racemase/muconate lactonizing enzyme family protein produces MSAAHPIPSVVAVEVAEFSPRVAPELVVRGAAGVHDRSPFALVRVQCSDGAVGHGEVSSTPIWSGEDGASAAHFVRTVLREALVGQPLAPVAALSARMDRALGANPFTKAGVNAALWDALGRSSGLPVAVLLGGPFRTEVPVKLSLSGGGEALEANHAAAVARGFRAFKLKVGLDPDEDAARFALARKLAGRDAFLGMDANCGWSRADAARAIALTAADRPAFVEQPVAADDLDGLRELRGRGVPLLVDESVYSVGDLARVVRADAADAVSVYVGKSGGLERAVAQGRLAAAFGLQTIIGSNMEADLGAAAQLHVACALEGLSETIPSDIAGPMYYAERVARVPLDIDGRRARLPDGPGLGVEPPAELDGSFA; encoded by the coding sequence ATGAGCGCCGCCCACCCGATCCCATCCGTCGTCGCCGTCGAGGTCGCCGAGTTCTCGCCGCGAGTCGCGCCAGAGCTGGTCGTGCGGGGCGCCGCCGGCGTGCACGACCGCTCGCCGTTCGCGCTCGTGCGCGTGCAGTGCAGCGACGGTGCGGTCGGCCACGGCGAGGTCAGCTCGACGCCGATCTGGAGCGGGGAGGACGGCGCGTCCGCCGCCCACTTCGTCCGCACCGTCCTGCGCGAGGCGCTCGTCGGCCAGCCGCTGGCGCCGGTCGCCGCGCTGAGCGCGCGGATGGATCGCGCGCTCGGCGCCAACCCGTTCACGAAGGCCGGCGTCAACGCCGCGCTGTGGGACGCGCTCGGGCGCAGCAGCGGGCTCCCCGTCGCGGTCCTGCTGGGCGGGCCGTTCCGGACCGAGGTGCCGGTCAAGCTGTCGCTCAGCGGTGGCGGTGAGGCGCTTGAGGCCAACCACGCCGCCGCGGTGGCGCGCGGGTTCCGTGCGTTCAAGCTGAAGGTCGGCCTCGATCCCGACGAGGATGCCGCGCGCTTCGCGCTCGCCCGCAAGCTCGCCGGCCGCGACGCCTTCCTCGGGATGGACGCCAACTGCGGCTGGTCGCGCGCCGACGCGGCGCGTGCGATCGCGCTGACGGCGGCCGACCGCCCGGCGTTCGTCGAGCAGCCGGTCGCAGCCGACGACCTCGACGGCCTGCGCGAGCTGCGCGGTCGCGGCGTGCCGCTGCTGGTCGACGAGTCGGTCTACTCAGTCGGCGACCTCGCGCGCGTGGTGCGCGCCGATGCGGCGGACGCGGTCAGCGTCTACGTCGGCAAGAGCGGCGGCCTGGAGCGGGCGGTCGCACAGGGCCGGCTCGCCGCCGCCTTCGGCCTGCAGACGATCATCGGCTCGAACATGGAGGCGGACCTCGGCGCGGCCGCGCAGCTCCACGTCGCCTGCGCGCTGGAGGGGCTGAGCGAGACGATCCCGTCCGACATCGCCGGGCCGATGTACTACGCCGAGCGCGTCGCGCGGGTGCCGCTCGACATCGACGGCCGGCGGGCGCGGCTGCCGGACGGCCCGGGCCTCGGCGTCGAGCCGCCCGCCGAGCTGGACGGGAGCTTCGCGTGA